A DNA window from Ranitomeya imitator isolate aRanImi1 chromosome 2, aRanImi1.pri, whole genome shotgun sequence contains the following coding sequences:
- the LOC138661688 gene encoding F-box only protein 27-like isoform X2, which translates to MGQGGSQELPPDQATSAREEPPAKLTSYQGGKSTSSAYSAVQRPQHVAFFMDLEPFPEEILLLILSFVRARDLVLRCRLVSRRWRRLVDSPSMWRIKCERDHRRELLLAAEMCPDISWPRVYLKTPFSRNLLRNPFGAEQLKYWDVTNGGDGWKVEANCSELEGAERPTCFVSSFGWCKKSQTIDLLQEGLSEHFLDVHQPSICISDWYAGRHDCGCVYRINVELLAANKNTVLKEFSLAPEPIPQWNDTRYHQVSYEFRHYGPSVRYVKFKHKGLREKISMWNMRDGTATMQMTHRGVVNSPVL; encoded by the exons ATGGGTCAGGGCGGATCCCAGGAATTGCCACCAGATCAGGCCACATCGGCCCGGGAGGAGCCGCCAGCTAAGCTCACATCGTACCAGGGAGGTAAATCCACGTCCTCGGCTTACAGTGCCGTACAAAGACCACAACATGTGGCATTCTTCATGGACCTGGAGCCTTTCCCGGAGGAGATCCTCCTCTTGATCCTCAGCTTCGTACGGGCGCGGGACCTGGTCCTCCGCTGTAGACTCGTGAGCCGGCGCTGGAGACGTCTGGTGGACTCGCCCTCCATGTGGAGGATAAAGTGTGAGCGAGATCATAGAAGAGAGCTTCTCCTCGCAGCTGAAATGTGTCCCGACATCTCCTGGCCGAGGGTTTATCTGAAGACGCCGTTTTCAAGGAACCTGCTGCGAAACCCCTTTGGTGCAG AACAACTGAAATACTGGGACGTTACAAATGGAGGGGACGGATGGAAGGTGGAGGCCAACTGTTCAGAACTAGAAGGTGCCGAGAGACCAACCTGCTTTGTCTCCTCATTCGG GTGGTGCAAGAAGAGTCAGACCATAGACCTGTTACAGGAGGGACTGTCGGAGCATTTCCTGGACGTGCACCAGCCCAGCATCTGCATCTCGGACTG GTACGCCGGACGGCATGACTGCGGCTGTGTCTATCGGATAAATGTGGAACTGTTGGCGGCAAATAAAAATACTGTACTAAAGGAGTTTTCTTTGGCCCCCGAACCCATCCCCCAGTGGAACGACACACGTTATCACCAG GTTTCCTACGAATTCCGACACTATGGACCCAGCGTCCGATACGTGAAATTTAAACACAAAG ggctcagagagaaaatatccatgtggaacatgcgagatggaacagctacaatgcaaatgacccacagaggagtggtgaactccccagtcttgtag
- the LOC138661688 gene encoding F-box only protein 27-like isoform X1 codes for MGQGGSQELPPDQATSAREEPPAKLTSYQGGKSTSSAYSAVQRPQHVAFFMDLEPFPEEILLLILSFVRARDLVLRCRLVSRRWRRLVDSPSMWRIKCERDHRRELLLAAEMCPDISWPRVYLKTPFSRNLLRNPFGAEQLKYWDVTNGGDGWKVEANCSELEGAERPTCFVSSFGWCKKSQTIDLLQEGLSEHFLDVHQPSICISDWYAGRHDCGCVYRINVELLAANKNTVLKEFSLAPEPIPQWNDTRYHQVSYEFRHYGPSVRYVKFKHKGKDTKFWKGWYGARITNSSVTVKCHNLEPCT; via the exons ATGGGTCAGGGCGGATCCCAGGAATTGCCACCAGATCAGGCCACATCGGCCCGGGAGGAGCCGCCAGCTAAGCTCACATCGTACCAGGGAGGTAAATCCACGTCCTCGGCTTACAGTGCCGTACAAAGACCACAACATGTGGCATTCTTCATGGACCTGGAGCCTTTCCCGGAGGAGATCCTCCTCTTGATCCTCAGCTTCGTACGGGCGCGGGACCTGGTCCTCCGCTGTAGACTCGTGAGCCGGCGCTGGAGACGTCTGGTGGACTCGCCCTCCATGTGGAGGATAAAGTGTGAGCGAGATCATAGAAGAGAGCTTCTCCTCGCAGCTGAAATGTGTCCCGACATCTCCTGGCCGAGGGTTTATCTGAAGACGCCGTTTTCAAGGAACCTGCTGCGAAACCCCTTTGGTGCAG AACAACTGAAATACTGGGACGTTACAAATGGAGGGGACGGATGGAAGGTGGAGGCCAACTGTTCAGAACTAGAAGGTGCCGAGAGACCAACCTGCTTTGTCTCCTCATTCGG GTGGTGCAAGAAGAGTCAGACCATAGACCTGTTACAGGAGGGACTGTCGGAGCATTTCCTGGACGTGCACCAGCCCAGCATCTGCATCTCGGACTG GTACGCCGGACGGCATGACTGCGGCTGTGTCTATCGGATAAATGTGGAACTGTTGGCGGCAAATAAAAATACTGTACTAAAGGAGTTTTCTTTGGCCCCCGAACCCATCCCCCAGTGGAACGACACACGTTATCACCAG GTTTCCTACGAATTCCGACACTATGGACCCAGCGTCCGATACGTGAAATTTAAACACAAAGGTAAAGACACAAAATTCTGGAAAGGATGGTACGGAGCTCGGATCACAAACTCATCCGTCACCGTGAAGTGTCACAACCTCGAACCCTGTACATGA
- the LOC138667171 gene encoding F-box only protein 27-like, translating to MPIPPPEHVAFFMDLESFPEEILLLILSFVPARDLVLRCRLVSRRWRRLVDSPSMWRIKCEREHKKQILLMAEKCRSFSWPKVYVMAPFSRNLLRNPFGAEILSHWNVTHGALGWGVETNLSVLEGAEQQICFVTSFMWCKKFQIVDLLQEGLSEHVLDVHQPSICISDWYAGRHNCGCVYKIKVQLLAANKQTVLKEFSLAPEPIPQWNDTRYRQVSYEFRRYGPGVRYVKFCHQGKDTKSWNGWYGARITNSSVTVRCHSLQPCT from the exons ATGCCGATACCTCCACCAGAACATGTGGCATTCTTCATGGACCTGGAGTCTTTCCCGGAGGAGATCCTCCTCTTGATTCTCAGCTTCGTACCGGCGCGGGACCTGGTCCTCCGCTGTAGACTCGTGAGCCGGCGCTGGAGACGTCTGGTGGACTCGCCCTCCATGTGGAGGATAAAATGTGAGCGAGAACATAAAAAACAGATTCTCCTTATGGCTGAAAAGTGTCGTTCCTTTTCCTGGCCGAAAGTTTATGTGATGGCTCCGTTTTCAAGGAACCTGCTGCGAAATCCTTTTGGCGCAG AAATATTGTCCCACTGGAACGTTACACATGGAGCTCTCGGATGGGGCGTGGAGACCAACCTTTCGGTTTTAGAAGGTGCGGAACAGCAAATCTGCTTCGTCACCTCGTTCAT GTGGTGCAAGAAGTTTCAGATCGTAGACCTGTTACAGGAAGGACTGTCGGAGCATGTACTGGACGTGCACCAGCCCAGCATCTGCATCTCGGACTG GTACGCCGGACGGCATAATTGCGGATGCGTCTACAAAATAAAAGTGCAACTCTTGGCGGCAAATAAACAAACTGTACTAAAGGAGTTTTCTTTGGCCCCCGAACCCATCCCCCAGTGGAACGACACACGTTATCGCCAG GTTTCCTATGAATTCCGCCGCTATGGACCCGGCGTCCGATACGTGAAGTTTTGTCATCAAGGTAAAGACACAAAATCCTGGAATGGATGGTACGGAGCTCGGATCACAAACTCCTCCGTCACCGTGAGGTGTCACAGCCTCCAGCCCTGTACATGA
- the MRPS12 gene encoding small ribosomal subunit protein uS12m, with translation MSLAGIRSLVSLPWRWGSSLFRTAVPSLVDSHTAVPSVVDSRSMATLNQMHRAGRPKKPPPKLGPLGGNPQLKGVVLKTMIRKPKKPNSANRKCARVRLSNGKEVICFIPGEGHNLQEHNIVLVEGGRTQDLPGVKLKIVRGKYDCAHVKK, from the exons ATGTCCCTTGCAGGAATTCGGAGCCTCGTCTCCTTACCTTGGAGATGGG gttCTTCCCTTTTTCGTACCGCCGTCCCTTCTTTGGTGGACTCCCATACCGCCGTCCCTTCTGTGGTGGACTCCCGTAGCATGGCCACATTGAATCAGATGCACAGAGCCGGCCGCCCCAAGAAACCCCCTCCCAAACTGGGTCCTTTGGGTGGAAATCCGCAGCTTAAGGGCGTTGTTTTGAAGACCATGATCCGTAAACCTAAAAAACCCAACTCTGCCAACCGCAAGTGCGCCCGCGTTCGGCTCAGCAACGGCAAGGAGGTGATATGCTTTATACCAGGAGAGGGACACAACCTGCAGGAACATAACATCGTCCTGGTGGAGGGCGGCCGCACACAGGATCTCCCGGGGGTCAAGCTGAAAATAGTCCGAGGAAAATACGACTGTGCCCATGTGAAGAAGTAG